A region from the Sutcliffiella horikoshii genome encodes:
- the fabL gene encoding enoyl-[acyl-carrier-protein] reductase FabL: protein MTNKVALVTGSSRGIGKKIALELAKDGYNIVINYNRSKTAAQETAAEIEALGVKALTVKANVGQPEKIKEMFVKIDEEFGRLDLLVSNAASGVLRHVMELEESHWDWTMNINSKALLFLAQEAAKRMEKVGGGKIVSISSLGSIRYLKNYTTVGVSKAAIEALTRYLAVELADKNIVVNAVSGGAVDTDALKHFPNREELLEDAKNNTPAGRMVEPDDLVNTVLFLLSDQASMIRGQTIIVDGGRSLLV from the coding sequence ATGACAAATAAAGTAGCATTAGTAACGGGAAGCAGTCGTGGTATCGGCAAGAAAATTGCGTTGGAGCTGGCTAAGGACGGCTATAACATTGTCATCAACTATAATCGCAGTAAAACAGCGGCACAAGAAACAGCAGCCGAAATCGAAGCGCTCGGTGTGAAGGCATTGACTGTGAAGGCGAATGTAGGACAGCCGGAAAAGATTAAAGAGATGTTTGTGAAAATTGATGAAGAGTTCGGACGCCTTGATTTATTGGTGAGCAACGCCGCATCAGGTGTGCTGCGCCACGTGATGGAACTTGAGGAGTCTCATTGGGATTGGACGATGAATATCAATTCCAAGGCGTTATTGTTTTTAGCGCAGGAGGCTGCGAAAAGAATGGAGAAGGTAGGCGGCGGAAAGATTGTCAGCATTAGTTCGTTGGGATCTATCCGTTATTTGAAAAATTACACGACTGTCGGAGTTTCCAAGGCTGCAATCGAAGCATTGACTCGTTATCTAGCGGTCGAGCTGGCAGATAAAAATATCGTTGTAAATGCAGTTTCCGGTGGAGCGGTGGATACAGATGCATTGAAACACTTCCCAAATAGAGAAGAGTTGCTTGAGGATGCAAAGAATAATACACCTGCTGGACGTATGGTAGAGCCTGATGACCTTGTGAATACGGTGCTATTTTTACTATCTGACCAGGCCAGCATGATTCGAGGACAGACGATTATCGTTGATGGCGGCCGTTCTTTACTGGTCTAA
- a CDS encoding gamma-type small acid-soluble spore protein encodes MANNNQQNQAGKTASGTSVQHVKQQNAQQNQQQQYGAEYASETSAQHVKQQNAQSAAKKNQQNQQQQ; translated from the coding sequence ATGGCAAACAACAACCAACAAAACCAAGCAGGTAAAACAGCTTCTGGTACAAGCGTACAACACGTGAAACAACAAAATGCTCAACAAAACCAACAACAACAATACGGTGCTGAGTATGCGAGCGAAACTAGCGCGCAACACGTGAAACAACAAAACGCTCAATCTGCAGCGAAAAAGAACCAACAAAACCAACAACAACAATAA
- a CDS encoding YgaB family protein yields MLWVEGMVFGKEEDFVVDRFDVAVAEQLKTMDRLLLLQGEIERNEKAIEQLEQLKEEAEKLRKLKEDIEKMKEELAEIQLIFETQTEEAIKSFHLQESI; encoded by the coding sequence ATGTTATGGGTAGAGGGTATGGTATTTGGTAAGGAGGAGGATTTTGTGGTGGATAGGTTTGATGTGGCGGTGGCAGAGCAGTTGAAGACGATGGATAGGCTTTTGTTACTTCAAGGGGAGATTGAACGGAACGAAAAGGCGATAGAGCAGTTGGAACAGTTGAAGGAAGAAGCAGAAAAGCTGAGAAAGTTGAAAGAGGATATAGAAAAAATGAAAGAGGAATTGGCGGAAATTCAATTAATTTTTGAAACACAAACAGAAGAGGCAATTAAATCTTTTCATTTGCAAGAGTCTATCTAA
- the ntdP gene encoding nucleoside tri-diphosphate phosphatase gives MGCPKEGETIQIHSYKHNGHIHRVWDETTVLKGTQNLVIGGNDKTIVTESDGRTWVTREPAICYFHGKHWFNIIGMIREDGVYYYCNISSPFIADDEALKYIDYDLDIKVFPDMTFILLDEDEYEKHRKEMNYPEVIDKILKSNVQTLISWIRQRKGPFAPDFIDLWYERYLTYRG, from the coding sequence ATGGGTTGTCCCAAAGAAGGTGAAACAATACAAATACATAGCTATAAGCACAATGGTCACATTCATAGAGTATGGGATGAAACGACTGTGCTTAAGGGGACGCAAAACCTTGTTATTGGTGGAAACGACAAAACCATTGTGACAGAGTCGGACGGTAGAACCTGGGTCACAAGAGAACCAGCGATTTGTTATTTTCATGGAAAGCATTGGTTCAATATCATCGGCATGATCAGAGAAGATGGAGTGTACTATTATTGCAACATCAGTTCACCCTTTATAGCGGATGATGAAGCGTTGAAATACATAGATTATGACTTGGATATAAAAGTATTCCCGGACATGACGTTTATTTTATTGGATGAAGATGAGTACGAGAAACACCGTAAAGAGATGAACTACCCAGAAGTAATTGATAAAATCTTGAAGAGTAATGTTCAAACGTTGATCTCATGGATCAGGCAGCGAAAAGGTCCGTTTGCTCCCGACTTTATTGATTTGTGGTACGAGCGATACCTCACTTACCGAGGATAG
- a CDS encoding ABC transporter ATP-binding protein: MDSIKRYMQFVKPYRWQIVGTILIGMLKFGLPLLIPLLLKYVVDDILLADGRSAEEKTNELLMIMGAIFVTFLVLRPPIEYYRQYFAQWTGSKVLYDLRDKLFDHIQRLSLRFYANNRAGEVISRVIHDVEQTKNFVITGLMNFWLDLATILIVIIIMFQVDITLTLVSIMLFPFYGFSIKYFYSRLRHLTRVRSQALAEVQGHLHERVQGMPVIQSMAIEDYEQEQFKKQNTNFLQKALDHTSWNAKTFAVVNTITDIAPLLVIGYAGYQVINQGLTVGEMVMFVAYIDRLYNPLRRLINSSTTLTQSIASMDRVFEFVDEKYDITDKPNAVECKTARGEVSFENVSFKYEKNEEYVLKNLSLQVREGETIALVGMSGGGKSTLVSLLPRFYDVTEGKIKLDGVDIRDVTVQSLRKQIGIVLQDSILFSDTVRDNIALGKPEATMDEIIEAAKAANAHEFISNLPEGYETKVGERGVKLSGGQKQRVAIARVFLKNPPILVMDEATSALDLESEHLIQESLERLAANRTTFVVAHRLSTITHASRIVLLEHGEIVEVGSHEELMRKKGHYYNLFTIQEIS; this comes from the coding sequence TTGGATAGTATAAAACGGTACATGCAATTTGTGAAACCATACCGGTGGCAAATTGTCGGTACCATCCTTATAGGTATGCTGAAATTCGGGTTGCCATTATTAATTCCTTTATTATTGAAATACGTCGTAGATGATATTTTACTTGCCGACGGTCGGTCAGCAGAGGAGAAAACGAACGAGCTGCTCATGATCATGGGGGCAATCTTTGTGACCTTTTTGGTGTTAAGACCGCCAATCGAGTACTACAGACAATATTTTGCACAATGGACAGGCAGCAAGGTGCTATATGATTTAAGGGACAAGTTGTTCGATCATATTCAAAGGCTAAGCTTGCGTTTTTATGCCAACAACCGGGCAGGGGAAGTAATTTCAAGGGTCATCCATGATGTGGAACAGACCAAGAATTTTGTCATCACCGGTTTGATGAACTTTTGGCTCGACCTTGCGACCATATTAATTGTCATCATCATTATGTTCCAAGTGGATATCACGTTGACACTTGTGTCTATCATGTTGTTCCCGTTCTATGGATTCTCGATTAAATACTTTTACAGTCGTCTGCGTCACCTCACAAGGGTGCGTTCACAGGCCCTTGCAGAGGTACAAGGGCATTTGCATGAAAGAGTCCAGGGAATGCCTGTCATCCAAAGTATGGCGATTGAGGACTACGAGCAAGAGCAGTTTAAAAAACAGAACACAAACTTTCTGCAAAAAGCATTGGATCACACTAGCTGGAATGCAAAGACTTTTGCAGTAGTGAATACCATAACGGATATTGCGCCGCTTCTAGTAATCGGCTACGCGGGCTATCAGGTTATAAATCAGGGACTGACGGTAGGGGAAATGGTCATGTTTGTAGCTTATATTGACCGCCTTTACAATCCTTTGCGCCGATTGATTAACTCTTCGACAACATTGACGCAATCCATTGCATCCATGGACAGAGTGTTTGAATTTGTGGATGAAAAATATGATATTACTGATAAGCCGAATGCGGTGGAATGTAAGACAGCACGCGGTGAAGTGAGCTTTGAAAATGTTTCTTTTAAATATGAAAAAAATGAAGAGTATGTTTTGAAGAACCTGTCGTTGCAAGTAAGGGAAGGAGAAACCATTGCCCTAGTCGGGATGAGCGGTGGTGGAAAGTCGACCTTGGTAAGCTTGTTGCCGCGGTTCTATGATGTAACAGAAGGTAAAATCAAGCTCGATGGAGTGGACATTCGCGATGTTACCGTTCAGTCGTTACGGAAACAAATCGGGATTGTACTTCAGGACAGCATTTTGTTCAGTGATACCGTTCGTGATAATATTGCCCTTGGAAAACCGGAGGCAACAATGGATGAGATTATTGAAGCGGCCAAAGCGGCCAATGCTCATGAATTTATCTCGAACTTGCCGGAGGGCTACGAAACGAAGGTGGGAGAGCGCGGTGTGAAGCTTTCCGGTGGACAGAAACAGCGTGTGGCCATCGCGCGTGTATTCTTAAAAAATCCGCCAATCCTTGTCATGGATGAAGCAACATCTGCACTTGATCTTGAGAGTGAACATTTGATTCAGGAGTCGCTAGAGCGTTTGGCTGCCAACCGGACAACTTTTGTTGTTGCCCACCGCCTGTCCACCATCACCCATGCGAGCCGCATTGTGCTGCTTGAGCACGGTGAGATTGTGGAAGTCGGTTCGCATGAAGAATTAATGAGGAAAAAAGGACACTATTATAATTTGTTTACGATACAAGAGATAAGTTAA
- a CDS encoding aromatic acid exporter family protein: protein MKLGARIVKTGIAITLALFVAQWLNVPTPFFAGIAAIFAIQPSIYKSYQSIIEHVQANLIGAILAIIFSLLFGHDPFIIGLTAIFVIGINLKLKIENTIPLALVTVIAIMESPGENFFEFALIRFSTVMIGILCAFLVNLIFLPPKYETRLYYKVKLTTEDILKWIRINMRHGTEHHLLKTDIEMLHQRVLKLEQLFMLYKEERTYFPTLKKSSSKARKLVIFRQLIVTSNRALYTLKMLHRLENELHHMPVEYQHYIKAELDHLVNLHEQILLKFVGKIKQHNTSEMYEEERFNKQQFIDEFMVHKDNWCEYEGDVEVWYHLFPLVSKIIDYSDQLEHLDKLIDSFQKYHVDDNEFEIGANEEE, encoded by the coding sequence ATGAAACTTGGTGCCCGTATAGTCAAGACCGGTATCGCGATCACCCTTGCTTTGTTTGTGGCACAGTGGCTCAACGTCCCCACGCCCTTCTTTGCAGGAATCGCAGCGATCTTTGCTATCCAACCATCCATCTATAAATCGTATCAATCCATTATCGAGCACGTTCAGGCAAACCTGATTGGGGCAATCTTAGCCATCATCTTTTCCTTACTATTCGGACATGACCCTTTTATCATTGGTTTGACCGCCATCTTTGTCATTGGAATCAACTTAAAACTTAAAATTGAAAATACAATCCCATTAGCACTTGTGACCGTCATCGCGATTATGGAAAGTCCCGGGGAAAACTTTTTTGAATTTGCCCTGATACGTTTTTCCACCGTCATGATCGGTATCCTATGTGCATTTCTAGTCAACCTGATCTTTTTACCTCCGAAGTACGAAACAAGACTTTATTACAAGGTGAAATTAACGACAGAAGACATTTTAAAGTGGATCCGAATCAACATGCGTCATGGTACGGAACATCATCTCTTAAAAACAGATATTGAGATGCTGCACCAGCGAGTGCTGAAGCTTGAACAACTTTTCATGCTATATAAGGAAGAACGGACATACTTCCCTACTCTGAAAAAATCAAGTTCAAAAGCACGCAAACTGGTTATTTTCAGACAGCTGATTGTTACCAGTAACCGCGCATTGTATACTTTGAAAATGCTACACCGGTTAGAAAACGAACTGCACCACATGCCGGTTGAGTATCAACATTACATTAAAGCTGAGTTGGACCACTTGGTTAACCTGCACGAACAGATCTTGTTAAAATTCGTAGGGAAAATAAAGCAGCACAACACTTCAGAAATGTATGAAGAAGAACGCTTTAACAAACAGCAATTTATTGATGAGTTTATGGTCCATAAAGACAACTGGTGTGAATACGAAGGCGACGTAGAAGTCTGGTACCACCTTTTCCCGCTCGTATCCAAGATTATTGATTATAGCGACCAATTGGAGCATTTAGACAAGTTGATTGACAGCTTCCAAAAATACCATGTGGATGATAATGAGTTTGAAATTGGAGCGAATGAAGAAGAATAG
- a CDS encoding glutamate synthase-related protein: MKNWSPSTFKDFHNAEHDACGIVSAIEKKRIPTKKNIDDCIDALVKMNHRAGFINGEGDGVGIHIDIPRALWKEKLEKADQDASLVNREDFVVGHFFINHHVDVDQVKKEIISILEKESLKLVFASDTVTSSEALGPIAIIQDPVFWQIALVSEKEDCTQAQLFHAAIEIEKNDDVHVASLSNYHAVYKVMGAGDILPKFYHDLANPLVASTMTLGHNRYSTNTLSNFFRVQPFSVLGHNGEINTIAKLRDEATMIGVPLTNGGSDSQDLNRTIDTLISRDGFTLFEALDIVFPPIVNEIKSYPAHLQDLYTYVRETWGHFAQGPAGIISRNKDEAVFSLDALGLRPVWMLQTETSYYFSSEPGIIPTTEYTAEPKPFSPGEKVGMKWDGDTIKVYDYHAYQEEVYQRMNKKFALEGFAERLNAPKLDSYVSTAPLAKVHNGHYAAFGWDREHIQLIEQMAEKGAEPIRSLGHDVPLAAMNPGRNNIADFIKESVAVVTNPAIDRDRETEHFSTRTVLGSRPALQKEDEVPNGYTMELLSPLLVEGQVGMDCAAEMGQPSYDQVVNQFHTQGLTYYVNATCGSDEDITSALDRLKAEAVEAVKDGKTLLIIDDAQAHKDGQLWMDPHLVTAAINEELVQHQYRRKCALMLRSGAIRSLHDVMVAIGLGANAISPYLLFGTVSDDTTKPVVNLFGALTKGMEKVISTIGIHELRGYGRLFSAIGLHKEVEDALGIVNFLGSDKLGFNFTKLKEDAADRAVDFEDEKARPGKSFHLFPRIWKAIGDVAKNGTYDDYREKLDEQETKNPITIRHLTDLKVAGKQPAKEKVNIGVGAHDLPFVIASMSFGSQNEIAFRAYAEAADKLNMVSLNGEGGEIKDMLGKYPKTRGQQVASGRFGVNAELLNSSNLLEIKIGQGAKPGEGGHLPGSKVTAKIAEARNATIGSDLISPSNNHDIYSIEDLAQMIAELKTANDQAKVAVKVPVVPNIGTIAVGIAKAGADIITISGFDGGTGAARIHALQYVGLPVEIGVKAAHNALIESGLRNKVEIWADGGIKSALDCMKVMLLGANRIGFGTLSMIAIGCTTCRGCHLDTCHVGIATQIESEAQAKDHGLRRFVPRQSDLAVQGLMNLFTAFGEELKALTASLGFDNLQEIVGRSDLLEQTRGLESLDLSNLLHTLDVPQLAQKEVAASMEKEKLLVAAGAEYLDYQESDLHESRQFDAVTAEQRVLGSRVSCHRVRGRLDGSYLELPEVELRYNKGSIPGNGLGAYNSTGINIKVEGGAQDGIGKTAFGGSIFVFKYKGKDGKFYNGSVGKGFGYGAQKGALVVQGNADARAGIRLSGADMIIGGKVTTPIPAVEHGNLGVNANIKGFAFEYMTNGRGLVLGDPGPWICAGMTGGAVYLRHQPEMGLTKEALQRRIAKGAKVNIEPLNAAGLKDVEELLSIYHQSLLDQHQLEEAAEIKQMLDNPADFFLQVNPVKEQADPAVSTE, from the coding sequence ATGAAAAATTGGAGTCCAAGTACATTTAAAGATTTTCACAACGCAGAACACGATGCATGTGGTATTGTATCCGCTATTGAAAAGAAAAGAATCCCAACAAAGAAAAATATTGATGACTGTATAGATGCTCTTGTCAAAATGAATCACCGTGCAGGTTTCATTAACGGTGAAGGTGATGGTGTCGGTATTCATATCGATATCCCCCGCGCACTCTGGAAGGAAAAGTTAGAGAAAGCTGATCAGGACGCTTCTCTTGTAAACCGCGAAGACTTCGTAGTCGGTCACTTCTTCATTAATCACCATGTAGATGTGGACCAGGTGAAAAAAGAGATTATAAGTATTTTAGAAAAAGAATCTCTTAAACTAGTTTTTGCATCTGACACGGTTACATCTTCTGAAGCATTAGGACCGATTGCCATCATTCAAGACCCGGTGTTCTGGCAGATTGCTTTAGTTTCAGAAAAAGAAGATTGCACGCAAGCGCAGTTATTTCATGCTGCCATTGAGATCGAAAAAAATGATGACGTACATGTTGCGTCCCTATCCAACTATCATGCCGTTTACAAAGTAATGGGTGCCGGCGATATTTTGCCAAAATTCTATCATGACCTGGCAAACCCGCTTGTAGCATCTACTATGACGCTTGGACATAACCGCTATTCTACCAATACACTATCTAACTTTTTTCGCGTGCAACCATTTAGCGTCCTAGGTCATAACGGTGAGATCAATACGATCGCAAAGCTACGCGATGAAGCAACGATGATTGGCGTGCCGTTGACAAATGGCGGAAGTGACTCTCAGGACTTGAACAGAACAATCGATACACTGATTTCACGCGACGGATTCACACTATTTGAAGCGCTTGATATCGTCTTCCCGCCGATTGTCAATGAAATTAAAAGCTATCCTGCTCATTTACAGGACCTTTACACATATGTGCGTGAAACATGGGGCCATTTTGCACAAGGTCCTGCAGGTATCATCTCCCGCAATAAAGACGAAGCGGTATTTAGTCTAGATGCCCTTGGCTTGCGTCCAGTTTGGATGCTTCAGACAGAAACTTCGTATTATTTTTCATCAGAACCTGGTATCATTCCGACAACGGAATACACGGCAGAGCCGAAGCCTTTCTCTCCTGGTGAAAAAGTTGGGATGAAATGGGATGGCGATACAATTAAAGTGTATGACTATCATGCGTATCAGGAAGAAGTCTATCAGCGTATGAACAAGAAATTTGCTTTGGAAGGATTCGCTGAACGCCTGAATGCACCAAAACTTGATAGCTATGTTTCTACTGCTCCACTTGCAAAAGTGCATAACGGACATTACGCAGCTTTCGGTTGGGACCGTGAGCATATCCAGTTGATCGAACAGATGGCGGAAAAAGGTGCCGAACCTATCCGTTCCCTTGGTCATGACGTACCGCTTGCTGCCATGAATCCAGGCCGCAACAATATCGCCGATTTTATAAAAGAAAGCGTAGCGGTCGTAACGAATCCGGCAATTGACCGTGACCGCGAGACAGAACACTTTTCCACAAGAACGGTTCTTGGATCCCGTCCTGCCCTGCAAAAAGAAGACGAAGTACCAAATGGCTACACAATGGAACTTCTTTCTCCATTATTAGTAGAAGGCCAGGTTGGCATGGATTGCGCCGCAGAAATGGGGCAGCCTTCTTACGACCAAGTAGTAAACCAGTTCCACACACAAGGGCTGACCTATTACGTAAATGCTACCTGTGGTTCGGATGAAGATATCACGTCTGCATTGGACCGCTTAAAAGCGGAAGCGGTAGAAGCTGTAAAAGACGGCAAAACTTTATTGATCATTGATGATGCCCAAGCACATAAAGATGGCCAGCTTTGGATGGATCCGCATCTTGTGACGGCAGCCATTAACGAAGAGCTTGTCCAGCATCAGTATCGTCGTAAATGTGCACTAATGCTTCGTTCCGGTGCCATTCGTTCCCTTCATGATGTGATGGTGGCAATCGGACTTGGGGCAAATGCCATCAGTCCATACCTGTTGTTTGGTACGGTGAGTGATGACACTACAAAGCCTGTTGTGAACCTTTTCGGGGCACTGACTAAAGGAATGGAAAAAGTAATCTCTACCATCGGAATTCATGAATTACGAGGATACGGTCGCTTGTTCTCGGCAATCGGACTTCATAAAGAAGTCGAGGATGCCCTTGGAATCGTCAATTTCCTTGGCTCTGATAAACTTGGCTTTAATTTTACAAAATTAAAAGAGGATGCTGCAGATCGTGCAGTGGACTTTGAAGATGAAAAGGCGCGTCCAGGCAAATCGTTCCATCTCTTCCCTCGTATCTGGAAAGCAATTGGGGACGTGGCGAAGAACGGAACATACGATGACTATCGTGAAAAACTGGATGAACAAGAAACGAAAAACCCTATCACCATCCGTCATTTGACTGACTTGAAGGTCGCCGGCAAACAACCTGCAAAAGAAAAAGTGAATATCGGGGTTGGCGCACATGATTTGCCATTCGTTATCGCTTCCATGTCCTTCGGTTCTCAAAACGAGATTGCGTTCAGAGCTTATGCGGAAGCTGCAGATAAACTGAACATGGTCAGCCTGAATGGTGAGGGCGGCGAGATCAAAGATATGCTTGGAAAATATCCAAAAACGCGCGGTCAACAAGTTGCCTCCGGACGTTTTGGAGTAAATGCCGAGCTGCTTAACTCCTCCAACCTATTGGAAATCAAGATTGGGCAAGGAGCAAAGCCTGGTGAAGGTGGACATCTACCTGGATCTAAGGTTACAGCTAAAATCGCCGAAGCACGTAATGCAACAATTGGATCAGATTTAATCTCACCATCCAATAACCATGACATCTACTCTATTGAAGACTTAGCGCAAATGATTGCCGAGCTAAAAACAGCCAACGACCAGGCGAAGGTTGCCGTGAAAGTACCGGTTGTTCCTAATATCGGAACGATTGCAGTCGGAATCGCAAAAGCTGGTGCCGACATCATTACCATCAGTGGTTTTGACGGCGGTACAGGGGCAGCAAGAATCCATGCTCTTCAATATGTAGGCTTACCTGTTGAAATTGGTGTGAAAGCTGCGCATAACGCGTTGATTGAATCCGGTCTCCGCAACAAAGTGGAAATATGGGCGGACGGCGGAATCAAGAGCGCACTGGATTGCATGAAGGTTATGCTTTTAGGGGCGAACCGCATTGGATTCGGAACTCTGTCCATGATCGCCATCGGTTGTACAACATGCCGCGGCTGTCACTTGGATACATGTCACGTTGGAATCGCAACGCAAATCGAATCCGAAGCACAAGCAAAAGATCACGGCCTGCGCCGCTTTGTTCCTAGACAATCAGATCTTGCCGTACAAGGCTTGATGAACCTGTTCACTGCTTTTGGTGAAGAACTGAAAGCATTAACCGCTTCTTTAGGCTTTGACAACCTGCAAGAAATCGTCGGTCGCTCTGATCTTCTTGAACAGACGCGCGGCTTGGAATCACTGGACCTTTCCAACTTGCTTCATACGTTAGACGTACCGCAGCTTGCACAAAAAGAAGTGGCGGCAAGCATGGAAAAAGAAAAGCTTCTTGTTGCAGCTGGTGCAGAGTATCTGGATTACCAAGAAAGCGACCTGCATGAATCCCGTCAATTTGATGCGGTAACAGCAGAACAACGTGTCCTTGGTAGCCGAGTTTCCTGCCACCGTGTACGAGGACGTTTGGATGGCTCATACCTGGAGCTTCCTGAAGTGGAACTTCGCTACAACAAAGGCTCTATTCCTGGTAACGGACTTGGCGCCTACAACTCCACCGGTATCAACATTAAAGTTGAGGGTGGCGCACAGGATGGTATCGGAAAAACGGCATTCGGCGGTAGCATCTTCGTCTTCAAATATAAAGGAAAAGACGGAAAGTTCTATAACGGTTCTGTCGGAAAAGGCTTTGGCTACGGCGCACAAAAAGGTGCACTTGTTGTTCAAGGAAACGCCGATGCCCGCGCAGGGATCCGTCTATCCGGAGCTGACATGATCATCGGCGGGAAAGTTACCACTCCTATCCCAGCTGTTGAACATGGTAACCTTGGAGTCAACGCCAATATTAAAGGCTTTGCGTTTGAATATATGACAAATGGCCGCGGCCTTGTCCTTGGTGACCCTGGCCCATGGATCTGCGCAGGTATGACAGGTGGAGCCGTCTACCTTCGCCACCAGCCAGAAATGGGCTTGACGAAAGAAGCACTTCAACGCCGTATCGCAAAAGGTGCAAAAGTGAATATCGAACCATTGAATGCAGCTGGTTTGAAAGATGTTGAGGAATTGCTTTCCATCTATCATCAATCACTGCTAGATCAACACCAACTAGAAGAAGCCGCAGAAATCAAGCAAATGCTCGACAACCCGGCAGACTTCTTCCTGCAAGTCAATCCTGTCAAAGAACAGGCAGACCCAGCAGTATCCACAGAATGA
- a CDS encoding glutamate-1-semialdehyde 2,1-aminomutase gives MNFSKSQQIHEEALQHIVGGVNSPSRSYKAVGGGAPVVMERAEGAYFWDVDGNKYIDYLAAYGPIITGHAHPHITEAITKAAQTGVLYGTPTPHEVKFAKMLKEAMPGMDKVRFVNSGTEAVMTTIRVARAYTGRDKIIKFAGCYHGHSDLVLVAAGSGPATLGTPDSAGVPKSIANEVITVPFNDIEPFREAMEKWGDQIAGVLVEPIVGNFGIVEPKPGFLQAVNDISHEAGALVIYDEVITAFRFMYGGAQDMLGITPDLTALGKIIGGGLPIGAYGGRAEIMEKVAPLGPAYQAGTMAGNPASILSGIACLEVLQKEGVYEHLDHIGRLLEEGILERAEKYGITITINRLKGALTIYFTDETVVNYEQAENTDGEQFAKFFKLMLNQGINLAPSKYEAWFVTTEHTEEDVRVTLDAVKHAFKELANA, from the coding sequence ATGAACTTTTCTAAATCACAACAAATACACGAAGAAGCCCTGCAACATATCGTCGGCGGTGTGAACAGCCCGTCACGTTCCTATAAAGCGGTTGGCGGCGGTGCACCGGTAGTAATGGAACGCGCTGAAGGAGCTTATTTCTGGGATGTGGACGGCAACAAATACATCGACTATCTGGCAGCATACGGCCCGATCATCACTGGCCATGCCCATCCTCATATAACAGAAGCCATTACAAAAGCGGCACAAACTGGGGTCCTATACGGAACGCCAACTCCCCATGAAGTGAAATTCGCGAAAATGCTCAAAGAAGCGATGCCTGGAATGGACAAGGTTCGTTTCGTCAACTCCGGTACGGAAGCAGTAATGACGACCATCCGCGTGGCACGTGCCTACACAGGTCGCGACAAAATTATCAAGTTTGCCGGCTGCTATCATGGACATTCGGATCTTGTTCTAGTTGCAGCAGGATCTGGTCCGGCAACACTTGGTACACCAGATTCCGCGGGAGTACCAAAGAGCATTGCCAATGAAGTCATCACGGTTCCTTTCAACGATATCGAACCGTTCCGTGAAGCCATGGAAAAATGGGGCGACCAGATTGCGGGCGTACTTGTAGAGCCAATCGTCGGTAACTTTGGTATCGTGGAACCGAAACCTGGCTTCCTTCAAGCAGTTAACGACATCAGTCATGAAGCTGGGGCTCTAGTTATCTATGATGAAGTTATTACAGCATTCCGCTTTATGTATGGCGGAGCACAGGACATGCTTGGAATCACACCTGACCTGACGGCGCTAGGAAAAATCATCGGCGGCGGACTTCCGATTGGTGCATACGGCGGCCGCGCAGAGATTATGGAGAAAGTTGCACCACTTGGCCCTGCATATCAGGCAGGAACCATGGCAGGTAACCCGGCATCCATTTTATCAGGAATTGCCTGCTTGGAAGTTCTCCAAAAAGAAGGAGTCTACGAACATCTTGATCATATCGGCCGCTTGCTGGAAGAAGGCATTCTGGAAAGAGCAGAAAAGTACGGAATTACCATTACCATCAACCGCCTCAAAGGAGCACTTACCATCTACTTTACGGATGAAACAGTAGTCAACTATGAACAGGCGGAAAATACAGATGGCGAACAGTTTGCTAAGTTTTTCAAACTGATGCTGAATCAAGGAATCAACCTTGCCCCTTCTAAATACGAAGCATGGTTTGTGACAACCGAACATACCGAAGAAGATGTAAGAGTGACACTAGATGCAGTTAAGCACGCATTCAAAGAATTAGCGAATGCATAA